Below is a genomic region from Aricia agestis chromosome 16, ilAriAges1.1, whole genome shotgun sequence.
accacgaaagcCCTTTAATAAtcctcagggagcccgagggacatacTAAAGCTATCTTAACGGGCCCCTAGGGCCTAGACGATCAATCACGTAttttgcaatattattgaccacctagggttaatattgaacgcgcctTTCAATCTGATTGACAAATAAAttgttgtttaataatattgctCAAtgaaattgatcgtctaggggcccacttaGGTCATATCTATCATCTAGTTAGGTCTACACAGCGGAACGTTTCCGTAAGCTACTATTAGTATTAATTAGTTGATCCTCCGCTTTTTATCACCCGTGCCACCTGTTGATAACCGTTCTCACTTTATTAAATCACATCGATGTATTAATACTAGAAGCTGAGGCAGACAAGTAACGAGTTTAAAAAACTACGGCTACTACTACGTTATCTTAACTACGTTATCGTAgtcgtataattattataggtctaccaggatctgatggcaaattttgatggaagattttcaaaaaatattcttgatcattcgataaatttttatatttgcttgtttcacacacagaataaaccgctataaggaaaaaaaggatcaaaatgttttatttcaattaccccggtattgctagaatCAACCTTTTTtcccactttttgccatcagattctgaaACCTATTAAGAgtattccacaccgccattttttccatacaaacgttgtcccctgtttcctccctggataatgctagtagagttatattttttttcctgaatatctacggccactgatacaatgtccctatgttttcttttttttttcataatttaattattaaataagatatgaacgttcaaaaacccaaaaaaatggccagattttccactgtgttcaaacgtccagaaaacagatttggatagattatacaaaaaaagcaaaacataggaacacagctcaagcctttttttaatctttaatgaaaaaagtacttaaatcggttaagttttggagaaggaatcaggggacaacgaatcgttgattttctggattttctgcagttgtctctatcgcgttctgcggtataggcttgaggtaagggagacagctatagatattacacgtacttttttttcatttctctagccgctgttgtatcctcttaaacctacgattaaataaaaaacaaaaaaaaattaatatagtcTCATAATATGTCGCATTACTACTATTGACACCTCATTCAAATCGGGCCAGTAGTTaagaaacatacatacatagactGTCAAAATCATTAGCCTTCCATTTGGCTTCGTTATAGTTAGTTCCCATGGCTTTGATAGGGTACGGATTCGTCCACTTACAATCTGAGAGCAACGAGTCGTACATAACGCGGTGTAAATCCCTATAATCCCCCGCGGAAAACTGAACTGAGCTGCATTTCTCGGCGAAAAAGAGCACCATAATCCCACATTGCACTATTGAAGTTTTctgtaaaatataaagaaacagGAATTGCTAAGTTTGGCTTTGAAAATGCATTAGTGCGACTCTTAGgatggcctcacacagccggaatttcataatcaaAAATTCATAgtcttacagatcgatctatgaaattcataatctgaaaaaatcagaatgtgtgtggagcgtactgatattgtatggtattccggtctttctgaattaataatatgaatttccgattatgaaattccggctgtgtgaggccagccttatagtttaaatcttattttgttgcaaaatctataattttatatcaaCGCGAAAAAGATGATACTAAATCTCAAAGCATCACTTTGAaaatttgattaattttatgaaatatctgAAAGCTTTTTCGTTTAAGTAGACAAATATTCCTTCTTGTCACACTTTCTTTCTTCTGCGTGAAATTTTCGTGTCGTAGTGTTTGTTACCAAACTTCTCCGAAGCGGCTGgactgattttgttgaaatttttttgTGCTTGTGAAAATCGGCCATTTGTTTTTAAGCAGCGCTTACCTTTTATAAACTGCTttctaatacataataatataattgttttaaattaacGCACATTGAACTCCTATTATGATGATATTAGAGACTATTATTAAGGTTTCCGTCGGTAAATTCGACTGTATAGAAATTGAAAAGCCAATGACATATGGATTCTATTTTTCTCGCTGAATGGGAATCCATACTGTAGTCTGAAAGAgcgatattaaatatttttgaatataaataataacattgtatttgaattaacttttattattcttttactCTTTtcatagaataaaataaataacgtatacttatattttatacgagcttttgcccgcggcttcgctcgcgttaagcagtattattacatacaaactttcatcccctattttaaccccttggaggtagaattgattaaaatcctttcttagcggatgcctacatcataccatctacctgcatgccaaatttcagcccgatcggtccagtggtttgggctgtgcgttgatgtcagtcagtcacctttgagtacCGTAAATCTTTTCAGCTAAGAATTTCCCTTAAGTgaaacttagggtcaattcagatcgcaacgcgatgcgtaaaTGTATATCTAAGGGGCAAcccgtaccacaaccacaccacgtcgcaacgacaaaatgccgtcaagcagtggtttcgtgtgaaagtcaatgaaacggagggggggaagagcgcgggcggtatcacacaagtggtagaaaatgactgcaaaatgtggtacgtgtgaatagtccagttcatttacaatacgaaatatacgcccgaccacgcggtgtggttgtggtgtggttgtcgtgtggttgtggtacgtgtatGTTGGCCCttaatttgtattaaattgacagacttcaattgcgtgaggcgTCAATCGTGACGAAAGTCTGTCAAATCGatacaaatttttaaattaaggtGAGAGAGCACTAAGCGATCCAACGCAAGTGTCACACTTCACGCTCCATAGAACTGACCTTTGTGTCGCGTAGCGTAGCTGCCGCGTAGTGCGGCTTACCTCATGCGATTTAACACAcagagaaataatattatttggctGTGGCCTGTGACGTATCGCGTTGCGGCCGAAAGTGTCGTTACTGTGGTCTGCAGTCTCGCCTTTAGACaatttaataatagttaaaaaaaagttaaaaaaaacaggttttttgttatattttttaacaaattattgcattttcATTGGCTCTTAGTacataaatgcataattttaaattaattataactggagataggtaaaaatcgtgctcaaagattccgttacatacatacagcccaagcttataaaagcatgttaaatattatgttaaattaaaaatgtaataatatgacGCAAGCGCATAGTTATGCATATTGTCTAACACCAAAGACATTTAACTTCGTTGTAATTGAATGCAATTTGACTAAGTACCGCTAATCTCTTAAAACTTGCGGTCAAAAAACCATCTCACAAGCAATAGATCAAAGGGAAAGAACAAAAAGGGGGAATCAATTTAATGTAATTGCATCACTTTTCACGGCGGAACCATTACCCGGATCCTTTCTAATCCGTTTTTTTCCGGATCTTTCCGGATATTGGCGGGCGAGTAACGGGCCACTTAGCCGGATCTATGGAACGGTCTGCCGGACATTAACTACTACTTTAGCCTTACCCGGTTTTAACGGTTTAAACAGATTTAGTTTATGTTGTGGCAATCGGTTTTCTATTTTCGCGTCAGGACATGTGATCGAAAATTTGTAGGGGATAGAATACACCGCCGGGGTGGCGTAGGAAAGAttatttttcatgaaataagggggcaaacgggtcacctgatggaaagcaactaccgtcgcccatggacactcgcgacatcagaagagctgcaggtgcgttgccggacttttaagactgaatacgctctcttcttgaaggtttgcaggtcgtagaGGCCCGgtaatactgctggtgacagttcgccATCTCTTGAattaagttattaagtaaattcCCCATCTCTTTCTACCTAGCGTATGCCCCTGTATGCCTAGATGCTCCTGCTGTTTTAATTTTGCGGCATTCAGAGAGTGCCACTGTTTCTTGGGATTCTGAAAAGGAAGATTTTCGTCATTATTTTATGTTGACATGAAAGACAAAAGTTTAATCTACCATCTTTAAAATTCCATCAAGCGCAGCCTTTCTTAATCGTTACGCGCCGAAAAATCTCAAGTACCCACCTTTTGGGGCGATTGTAAATTGAACGAGCACTTACTTTGAGAGTTCCTTTGTAATTTTGAAATTGGAATAGAGATGTTCGCTCGATTGAGCGTTAATATGATAAAATCATCGaaatactactatggaagagtaACTGAGTCAAAATGGTTCCCAAACACACTACAAAGAGAATTTTCTAGATACCTCAGtactaataaaacaattattttcgtTACCTTTTCTTTACATAGGGATGTATACAATGCTTTGACGCATTACAATGACTCGTCATCGGCCGGGCTAAGAGGGTTTTTCTAATAGGTGGAGATTTACTCATGGTACACTCTCTAAGGGATTTACTTATGGTACTCCACTTTTTGCTTAGAGCAAAGTTCCGGGAACGATCAAACCCACCACAACTAGCTAAAGTCATATTTAAGGGGGCAAAAATTATATGGAGGTAATCGTTCTatactgtattatatttcttcgcttcattcttcgatataaTATAACCAGGTAGTAGTCCCTTCAGCCGCTAGGCAACGTCGCAGTATTTAGAGCATGAAACAATATGTGGGtacttgataaaaaaaaaacaaatacttaCCAGCCGGCACGGCCACTCGGTCGCCAACGCTGCTCATTCCTTTTTTGCGCGAGGCAACGCGAACACGTCTACCTATTAACCATGCCGAAACGCAGTGCTCAAGAAAAAATCGATCATTACCAAGAGAAAATTAGACGATTGCAGTCAAAGAACAAACAACGGAAGAGAGTGTGTTCATCTGACAAGGAACAGGAGACCCAAGATTGTAAGTATCTTTAATTAACCGGCATGTATGGATTGACCGTGAgtcaataaatacattttatacgcATCGGAGTTGACTGCGAGTCTCCGACGatgtttgataataatttattaactatCGCGCATCTCGCGCGATTTTCattctataaatagaattatattatgttggccGGTTTGTGGGGATTAACTGCGAGTTAATaactacaattatttatttaattataattaattactaaattaACCGGCATGTATGGATTGACCGCGagtcaataaaatatacattagaCTGCGAGTCTTCGACGatgtttgataataatttaccaACTACCGCGCATCTCGCGCGATTTTTGTTCTACAAATAgaactatttatttaaatataattaattattatattaaactggCTTGTACGGATTGACCGCGAgccaataaataaattctatacGCTGCGAGTCAACGACGATGTTTGATACGAGTAGCTTTTTACCAACTACCGCGCATCTCGCGCGCTCTTTGTTATATAAATAGTCTATTATAGGAACTATATTTTGTCCAGTTTGTCTTGATTAACTGCGAGTTATAACTACAATGTTTATATCAATTTTATACTAGTGTCGGGATATCGGGATACACCGCGAGTGTATAACGAAACTTAGAATAATTTAATACGTAACTTGAAAGTGACTAccctcgattttttttttatttcttagtaACATTTATCGACAAGATTATCGATTATTACAAACAATTAAGCTATTCAATTGCTGTTTTAGGTCATCAAGACCAGACAACAGAAGAAATATACACAGATGTGAACAATATTCACGCCGATTTGGTCACGAATGGACCCGAAGCTGTCCCAGACTCAGACCCACAAGCGCCGGTGGACGACGTCGACCCTCCGGTACCGACAGACCCGGATCTAGATCCGGAGCTACTACTGGCGTTAGGCGAAACCTCGTCAGATTCGCCGGATTATGGCCCAAAAATTTTAGATAGTCAAGCAAAATTATGGCTGCCAATTTTAAAAAGGGGTTTATCTAAGGAACCCAAAGAAATTCTATTAAAGCAGTACATTATTCCTGATAACTGTCGATTATTGCAGGCGCCAAAGATAAATGCGGAAATATCGGCCGCCATTCCCGATATGGTGCGGAACAGAGACAAGAGTACTTTGTACGTGCAACAACAACAGCTCGGCGCGGGCATCACAGCTACCAACCGAGCCATGGACCTCCTCCTCCTAGGGGAAAACAAGATCGAGGCTCTGAGACAACTCAGCAACGGATGCCGTTTGTTGACCGACCTCCACTACCAATTTACCCAGAGTCGCATTAAGCTCATAATACCCAGCCTCGATAAGACGTGTCTTAATGTAATAAGTGACGCCGAAAGAGATGAGACTTTGTTCGGAGAAAAACTCTCGGAAAGGATAAAGGCCGCAAAGGCCATCGAGAAGCAGGGCCTTCAAATCAAGAGAGTGGCCCCACAAAAACCGACAGCGGGTACATCCCAACAGGCGGGTACCCATCGGGCTTTCCACCAGGGAAACTGGCGAGCCCCTCCTCGTTACCCGTCGAACAGGGGGGGGCGGGGAGGGAACCGTCGGCCGGCACCGTCAGCGCCAGCGCCACGCCGGTACATTCATCCTTCTTCGAACTCGAAGAAGATTCAGGCGAACAAGCCCCGTGCAACACAGCAGCAGTAATACAGGTACATGCAGGCCGTTTATGCTATTTTTATAATTGTTGGCTCAATATCACAAATAATTCTACCATACTTGAATGGATAAAAACGGGATATTCAATCCCGTTCTTTAAAAATGTCCAGCAGAGTATTGtgcctaaaaataatttatcactTACAGATaaacaagaaatgtttttagcTGTAAATAAGTTGTTAGATCTTAAGGCTATATCTCCATGTACCCCCAGTGAAGGTCAGtttatttcaaagattttcctTGCCCCGAAAAAAAGCGGCggaaaacgttttattttaaatttaaaaccacttaataagtttatttcaaaattacacTTTAAGATGGAAGATTATCGTACGGCTTTAAAGCTGATACCTAAGAATGGATTTCTAGCTACCATAGATTTGAAGGAGGCCTACTTATTGGTTCCCATTAATTCAGTAGACCGTAAGTACCTACGTTTCGAGTTTGAATCGCCTTTAGGGCAGAAAATTACTTATGAATTTAGAGCCATGCCGTACGGACTATCAGATGCGCCAAGAGtctttacaaaaattataaaggaGGTACTATCTTACTTAAGACACCGTGGTCATAGACTAGTGGGGTTCTTGGACGATATTTTATGTATAGGATAATTATGCTGAGTGCGTTAACACCATAAATGAGACATTATCATTACTAAAATGTTtaggttttattattaatgggGATAAGAGTGTGTTAAATCCACAACAGAACTGTAAATATTTAGGTTTCATATTTCATACACAGGATTTGACTTTATCGTTACCTATCGATAAACGAAAGAATATAGCACAGTTGGTTCGAAAATTCTCGAATTTGCCGCGGTGTACTATTCGTGAGCTAGCTCAACTGATAGGTGTTTTAATATCGTCGTGTCCCGCCGCAAAATACGGCTGGGTGTACACGAAGATTTTAGAGCGATTCAAAATGTTAATGCTAAATAGATACAATGATAATTATGATGTCAGAATCACACTTCCTCCGGAATTGTTAAAAGATTTAACCTGGTGGACCGAGAACATATTCTTAACTTTCAATCATATGCGACACTCACATTATAAATTCGAGATATACACTGACGCATCGAGTACGGGTTGGGGCGCAGTGTGTAACGACCGACGAGCTAACGGTATGTGGTCCACTTCAGAACGCGAAAATCATATAAACTATTTAGAATTGCTGGCTGTTTTTCTcggtttaaaaagttttattaattcaGAGTCTAACTGTGCTATATTGCTTCGTATCGATAACACAACCGCCATAAGCTATGTGAATCGAATGGGTGGAATACAATTCCCTCACTTGAATAACTTATCTCGTCTCATTTGGCAATGGTGCGAGCAGCGTAATATTTGGATTACAGCTTCCTATGTTAATACAAAAGAAAATCATGCCGATTTTGATTCGAGAATTATAAATACAGACACAGAATGGGAGCTTTCAGACAAAGCTTTTAAAATGATAACTAAGCATTTAGGTCGGCCCGAGATAGATATATTCGCTTCTCGCACCAATGCAAAGTGCGAAAAGTTTGTTTCCCGGAGACCAGAGCCGGACGCAGTATACGTAGACGCATTTACTTTAAACTGGCAACAATTTTACTTTTATGCATTTCCACCTTTCGCACTTATGTTAAAATGTTTAAGAAAATTGATAGACGATGAAGCGTGTGGTATATTCGTTTTCCCGTACTGGCCTTCGCAGCCCTGGTTTCCTATGATTAAACAATTAAGTTGTTCTGAAATACTATATTTCGATTTAGCTAATTACCCTCTTCAATCTCTGTACAGAGAACACCACCCGCTCCATCGGAACCTTACCCTGGCTGCAGCGAGGCTCTACGGCAAGCCTTCGTCCTGCACGGATCTCCGCCCGAAGCCCTTAATCTAATGGTCGCTTCACTCGCTGATAGCACCATTAGACAGTACAACGTAACTATAAAGCTCTGGTGGCAATACTGTCACGAAAATAGTTTTGACGTATTTCGGCCTCAAAAATCGGCCGTACTGTCTTTTTTGGccaaacaatttgaaaatggtTGTTCGTATGGTACCTTAAACAGCCATCGTTCTGCACTTTCATTACTCATCGGTGACAGTATTGGCTCAGACAATTGTGTGAAGCGTCTTTTAAAAGGAGCCTTTCGATTAAAACCCTCCACACCTAAGTACACCAGTACCTGGGAtccacttttagttttaaatcaCGTTTCACAATGGTACCCTAATGCTGATTTAGATCTTGAAAAGATCACTAAGAAATTAGTCGTTCTTCTTGCTCTCTGTACTGGTCATCGAGTCCAAACATTTTGCTTAGTAAAACTCGAAAATATTACGGTTTTAAATAACGGTGTCAAAATTTATATTACGGAACTAATTAAGACATCAGCTCCCGGTCGCGATCAACCACTCCtatatttacctttttttaagGATAATGTTAGCATATGTCCTGCGACAGCTCTCaaagattatatttttgtaacaaaaaataagagAACTGCTAGCACGGGTTCATTGTTGTTGACGTTTAAAGCTCCGCACAGACCGGCTACCACCCAGTCGGTTAGCCGCTGGATAAAGCAAGTTCTGTGCGAGAGTGGCGTCGACACGAGTGTTTTTGGCGCGCACAGCACGCGACACGCCGCTACCTCGGCCGCCTACTCCCGGGGGCTGTCAGTGGACACAATTCGCAAGACGGCAGGATGGACCAGAGAGTCCAACACTTTTGCAAAATTTTATAACCGTACTATTATCGACACACAAGATTTTGCCGAATCAGTTTGTAATCGTCCTGATCTCAGGActtaaatactttattataataatataaggtctattttattttgtttctaactttctattgattgttattatttacataatgtaaaatgatttttcgaatatataatgattattattatttacaatgtatttcattatttatacaCATAGCCTTAAAAACTTTCTTTCAATACTCTGAAAATCTACCTGGTTATAttatatcgaagaatgaagcgaagaaatataataaatgatcaaacgaacttctcaagtgaagttcgatcattattatatgagtcgcttcattcgaagatataatcTCCCTCCCTCCCGGTCTGCAGGAAACTGTGTTTGCTGCAGTCCCCAAAGAAAGAAAGTTTTTCGTATTTCCTCTCTCTAAACATAATGAGCAGCGTTGGCGACCGAGTGGCCGTGCCGGCTGGtaagtatttgttttttttttatcaagtaCCCACATATTGTTTCATGCTCTAAAGACTGCGACGTTGCCTAGCGGCTGAAGGGACTACTACCTGGTTATattatatcttcgaatgaagcgactcatataataatgatcgaacttcacttgagaagttcgtttgatcatttattatatcTCGATGGTTACGTATGATAAAATGAACAGTCTTGATCGGATGGAAAAGGAAGTTCTGGAGTATCGACAATCGCAGAGCTCAACAAGTATCAATATTTGTTGAAACATGTTTTGTGTAGTAGTCCTGTCTATAGACAAAGGTTTTTCAATTTCAGATAAAATACCAAAGGTCGaagtaaataaattttgatGTTTGTTTTCTTTTCGATTGATTATTTTTGACAGCAGCTGTTAACTAGTGACTTAAAAAATAGATAGATCTCTTAATATAAGTAGCTATTcgttaatattacaatttaaccTTACGTCCCTAGGATCTACaagataaacaaaaaaacatatGAATTGATGTTACTCATTACAGTAtcgtatcgatatttttatctttattttcttaattttactatgtacacatattaaaattaagaaaataaagataaaaattagaATTACTCTAGTATATAAGATTTTCTTCAAGATTCCTAAAAATTGCTGCTGCTTTTAAGCTAAACTTTATTACGCAACaatgattaattatataattttgtcCAAAAATATCTTTAAGCATCACAACTTTCATTTTATTGATACAGTGAGCACGATCCTAAAATAATATTCCGTTTCAGTGTTCGAAAACATATTAAATGGTTTAATGTTCTTCGGGAAGATAAAACATGCCCTGGAGAAATGTTTACATTaggaaattatatatttttaatatgcaTTATGTTTGCAAGGGACACGGAAGTGGAATTTTGTGTGTCTTGAACATTCTGTAATCGacagtgtttttatttttattacagggTAGGTACTATcaagaaattgattcgtagtCAGTTCACGGTCCTACGACGTTTGGtagaattatgtcaattcaatgatagcaatgagtttctaaaatactagagtagcaatgtcttacaaaagattctcagaaatgcgtaaccacttttttgttcaaagacaatgtcaagtcatatattcgttatgtaattatgtatgtgagatatgcctgcaggcatcttcgaagtggcaacgcgttgctaccgtaaacttccaatctagttacgttagtaacatagaatatcattgaatgATAGCGTGATCTATCGGATGGATTTGACACAACGCGATCAATTTACGT
It encodes:
- the LOC121735045 gene encoding uncharacterized protein LOC121735045, with amino-acid sequence MPKRSAQEKIDHYQEKIRRLQSKNKQRKRVCSSDKEQETQDCHQDQTTEEIYTDVNNIHADLVTNGPEAVPDSDPQAPVDDVDPPVPTDPDLDPELLLALGETSSDSPDYGPKILDSQAKLWLPILKRGLSKEPKEILLKQYIIPDNCRLLQAPKINAEISAAIPDMVRNRDKSTLYVQQQQLGAGITATNRAMDLLLLGENKIEALRQLSNGCRLLTDLHYQFTQSRIKLIIPSLDKTCLNVISDAERDETLFGEKLSERIKAAKAIEKQGLQIKRVAPQKPTAGTSQQAGTHRAFHQGNWRAPPRYPSNRGGRGGNRRPAPSAPAPRRYIHPSSNSKKIQANKPRATQQQ